In Cupriavidus taiwanensis, the following proteins share a genomic window:
- a CDS encoding LysR family transcriptional regulator, with amino-acid sequence MDKLKQIEAFIAVVEHGSMAAAALTQNVTPVMIGRRINALEARIGVKLLHRSTRRIAVTEQGAVFMEQCKKALADLDRAEMLIAEGKHKATGHLIVSAPAAFGRKHVAPHAPAFLASNPEVQISFNLTDRVVDLVREGYDVGIRIGGAIDPNFVAIKLASNKRVVCGTPAYFAKYGVPQTLDDLAQHNCLAFNLQGGQQRGWYFSQNGKTVTVRVNGNLDCNDGELLHRWTGEGLGLGWRSTWEILPQLESGELITVLDEYALPAYDILAVYPQQRPVPAKIRFFIEHLKAQFARPGYWMDTAGGN; translated from the coding sequence ATGGACAAACTCAAGCAAATCGAAGCCTTTATCGCCGTGGTGGAGCACGGCAGCATGGCGGCCGCGGCGCTGACGCAGAACGTCACGCCGGTGATGATCGGTCGCCGCATCAACGCGCTCGAAGCCCGCATCGGCGTCAAGCTGCTGCACCGGTCCACGCGCCGCATCGCCGTGACCGAGCAGGGCGCGGTGTTCATGGAGCAGTGCAAGAAGGCGCTGGCCGACCTCGACCGCGCCGAGATGCTGATCGCCGAAGGCAAGCACAAGGCCACCGGCCACCTGATCGTGTCGGCGCCGGCGGCATTCGGGCGCAAGCACGTGGCGCCGCACGCGCCGGCGTTCCTGGCCAGCAATCCCGAGGTGCAGATCTCGTTCAACCTGACCGACCGCGTGGTCGACCTGGTGCGCGAAGGCTATGACGTCGGCATCCGCATCGGCGGCGCCATCGATCCGAACTTTGTCGCGATCAAGCTGGCGTCGAACAAGCGCGTGGTGTGCGGCACGCCGGCGTACTTTGCCAAATACGGCGTGCCGCAGACCCTGGACGACCTGGCCCAGCACAACTGCCTGGCGTTCAACCTGCAGGGCGGCCAGCAGCGCGGCTGGTACTTCAGCCAGAACGGCAAGACCGTGACCGTGCGCGTCAACGGCAACCTGGACTGCAACGACGGCGAGCTGCTGCACCGCTGGACCGGCGAGGGCCTGGGCCTGGGCTGGCGCTCGACCTGGGAGATCCTGCCGCAGCTGGAGAGCGGCGAGCTGATCACGGTGCTGGACGAATACGCGCTGCCCGCCTACGACATCCTCGCCGTGTACCCGCAGCAGCGGCCGGTGCCGGCCAAGATCCGCTTCTTCATCGAGCACCTGAAGGCGCAGTTCGCGCGCCCGGGTTACTGGATGGACACCGCGGGCGGCAACTGA
- a CDS encoding crotonase/enoyl-CoA hydratase family protein, whose product MSASSNERILVTIEGGVADVRLNRPDKMNALDQAMFDALIETGEQLARLPDLRAVVLSGAGRAFCAGLDMGRMAGMLSDGGGESHDDSIGAGRLGQRTHGISNRPQYACMVWRELPVPVFAAVHGVAFGGGLQVALGADVRYVAPDARLSVMELKWGLVPDMAGMVLTRGLVRADVLRELIYSARVLSGSEACELGLGTYLADDPRAAALAAAREVAQKNPHAIRAAKRLMAVAERGDHAAILQAESDEQDRLVGSPNQREAVLANLEKRAPRFTPAG is encoded by the coding sequence ATGAGCGCCAGCAGCAATGAACGTATCCTCGTGACGATCGAAGGCGGCGTCGCCGACGTCCGCCTGAACCGACCCGACAAGATGAACGCGCTCGACCAGGCCATGTTCGATGCCCTGATCGAGACCGGCGAACAGCTCGCGCGCCTGCCGGACCTGCGCGCGGTGGTGCTGTCCGGCGCAGGCCGCGCCTTCTGCGCCGGACTGGACATGGGCCGCATGGCGGGCATGTTGTCCGACGGTGGCGGCGAATCCCACGACGACAGCATCGGCGCCGGCCGCCTCGGCCAGCGCACCCATGGCATCTCGAACCGGCCGCAATACGCCTGCATGGTCTGGCGCGAGCTGCCGGTGCCGGTCTTTGCCGCCGTGCACGGCGTGGCCTTCGGCGGCGGCCTGCAGGTGGCGCTGGGCGCGGACGTACGCTACGTCGCGCCGGATGCCAGGCTGTCGGTGATGGAGCTGAAGTGGGGACTGGTGCCCGACATGGCGGGCATGGTGCTGACGCGCGGGCTGGTGCGCGCCGATGTGCTGCGCGAGCTGATCTACAGCGCGCGCGTGCTCAGCGGCAGCGAGGCGTGCGAGCTGGGCCTGGGCACCTATCTGGCCGACGACCCGCGCGCCGCGGCGCTGGCCGCCGCGCGCGAGGTCGCGCAGAAGAACCCTCACGCGATCCGCGCCGCCAAGCGGCTGATGGCGGTGGCGGAGCGCGGCGACCACGCCGCCATCCTGCAGGCCGAGTCCGACGAGCAGGACCGGCTGGTGGGCTCGCCCAACCAGCGCGAAGCGGTGCTGGCCAACCTGGAGAAACGCGCGCCGCGCTTCACGCCGGCAGGCTGA
- the hyi gene encoding hydroxypyruvate isomerase, with translation MTKLAANLTMLFNEAGFLDRFEAAARAGFRGVEFLFPYAFHADQIADRLNRFQLDLVLHNLPAGKWDAGERGIACHPDRVGEFQDGVGEAIKYAKVLGVRQLNCLVGILPQNVKREQAQETLVENLRFAAGALAAEHIDLLVEPINTFDIPGFFLSRTQQALDLITQVNAPNLYVQYDIYHMQRMEGEIANTIKANLPKIKHIQLADNPGRNEPGTGELNYQYLFKFLDEIGYTGWIGCEYKPKTTTEAGLGWRAAHGVQ, from the coding sequence ATGACCAAACTTGCGGCCAACCTCACCATGCTGTTCAACGAAGCCGGTTTTCTCGACCGCTTCGAAGCCGCCGCGCGCGCGGGCTTCCGCGGCGTGGAATTCCTGTTCCCGTATGCGTTCCACGCGGACCAGATCGCTGACCGCCTGAACCGCTTCCAGCTGGACCTGGTGCTGCACAACCTGCCCGCCGGCAAGTGGGACGCGGGCGAGCGCGGCATTGCCTGCCACCCGGACCGCGTCGGCGAGTTCCAGGACGGCGTGGGCGAGGCCATCAAGTACGCCAAGGTGCTGGGCGTGCGTCAGCTGAACTGCCTGGTCGGCATCCTGCCGCAGAACGTCAAGCGCGAGCAGGCCCAGGAAACGCTGGTGGAGAACCTGCGCTTCGCCGCCGGCGCGCTGGCCGCCGAGCATATCGACCTGCTGGTCGAGCCGATCAACACCTTCGACATCCCGGGCTTCTTCCTGTCGCGCACGCAGCAGGCGCTGGACCTGATCACCCAGGTCAACGCGCCCAACCTGTACGTGCAATACGACATCTATCACATGCAGCGGATGGAAGGCGAGATCGCCAACACCATCAAGGCCAACCTGCCGAAGATCAAGCACATCCAGCTGGCCGACAACCCGGGCCGCAACGAGCCGGGCACGGGCGAACTGAATTACCAGTACCTGTTCAAGTTCCTGGACGAGATCGGCTACACCGGCTGGATCGGCTGCGAATACAAGCCGAAGACCACCACCGAAGCCGGCCTGGGCTGGCGCGCCGCGCACGGCGTGCAATAA
- a CDS encoding 2-hydroxy-3-oxopropionate reductase has product MATTRNVGFIGLGIMGAPMAGHLRAAGHTLFVHDVNPAPQALVDAGVTVCTSAEEVAKRADIIVIMVPDTPHVEAVLFSEKGVAAAFKAAGKEASYSKIVVDMSSISPIATKDFAARINKLGASYLDAPVSGGEVGAKAASLTIMVGGPQEAFDQVKPLFELMGKNITLVGGNGDGQTTKVANQIIVALNIQAVSEALLFASKAGADPAKVREALMGGFAASRILEVHGDRMVKRTFDPGFRIELHQKDLNLALQGAKALGVALPNTATAQELFNTCSANGLGKQDHSALCRAIEIMSNHQIANAK; this is encoded by the coding sequence ATGGCAACCACTCGCAACGTCGGCTTCATCGGCCTGGGCATCATGGGCGCACCGATGGCGGGCCACCTGCGCGCCGCCGGCCACACGCTGTTCGTGCATGACGTCAACCCGGCCCCGCAGGCGCTGGTCGATGCAGGCGTGACCGTCTGCACCAGCGCCGAGGAAGTCGCCAAGCGTGCCGACATCATCGTCATCATGGTGCCGGACACGCCGCACGTGGAAGCGGTGCTGTTCAGCGAGAAGGGCGTGGCCGCCGCGTTCAAGGCGGCCGGCAAGGAAGCCAGCTACAGCAAGATCGTGGTCGACATGAGCTCGATCTCGCCGATCGCCACCAAGGATTTCGCCGCGCGCATCAACAAGCTGGGCGCTTCGTACCTGGACGCGCCGGTGTCGGGCGGTGAAGTCGGCGCCAAGGCCGCCTCGCTGACGATCATGGTCGGCGGCCCGCAGGAGGCCTTCGACCAGGTCAAGCCGCTGTTCGAGCTGATGGGCAAGAACATCACGCTGGTGGGCGGCAACGGCGACGGCCAGACCACCAAGGTGGCCAACCAGATCATCGTCGCGCTGAATATCCAGGCCGTGTCCGAAGCGCTGCTGTTCGCCTCCAAGGCCGGTGCCGATCCGGCCAAGGTGCGCGAGGCGCTGATGGGCGGCTTCGCCGCCTCGCGCATCCTGGAAGTGCACGGCGACCGCATGGTCAAGCGCACCTTCGATCCGGGCTTCCGCATCGAGCTGCACCAGAAGGACCTGAACCTGGCCCTGCAGGGTGCCAAGGCGCTGGGCGTGGCGCTGCCCAACACCGCCACCGCGCAGGAGCTGTTCAACACCTGCTCGGCCAACGGCCTGGGCAAGCAGGACCACTCGGCCCTGTGCCGCGCGATCGAGATCATGTCCAACCACCAGATCGCCAACGCCAAGTAA
- the gcl gene encoding glyoxylate carboligase → MAKMRAIDAAIAVLEKEGVTTAFGVPGAAINPFYSAMRKSGNINHVLARHVEGASHMAEGYTRAEPGNIGICVGTSGPAGTDMITGLYSAWADSIPILCITGQAPRARLYKEDFQAVDIESIAKPVTKWAVTVREPALVPQVFQQAFHIMRSGRPGPVLIDLPFDVQVAEIEFDPDTYQSLQPYKPAASRAQIEKAIAMLNAAERPLIVCGGGVINADASELLVEFAELVNVPVVPTLMGWGVLADDHPLQAGMVGLQTSHRYGNATLLASDFVMGIGNRWANRHTGSVDVYTKGRKFVHVDIEPTQIGRVFGPDLGIVSDAKAALELFVEVAREMKMAGRLPCRKSWVADVQKRRRTMQRKSDFDNVPVKPQRVYREMNQYFPRDVRYVSTIGLSQIAAAQFLSVNQPRHWINCGQAGPLGWTIPAAIGVKTASPDSDVVAISGDYDFQFMIEELAVAAQFKVPYIHVVVNNSYLGLIRQAQRNFEMDYCVQLAFDNVNAPELNGYGVDHVKVVEGLGCKAIRVFKPEDIAPAFAEARDLMAEFSVPVVVEVILERVTNIAMGTEIDNINEFEPIEDLEDIEEAILKEEVETA, encoded by the coding sequence ATGGCAAAGATGAGAGCAATCGACGCGGCAATCGCCGTGCTGGAGAAGGAAGGCGTGACCACCGCGTTCGGCGTGCCGGGCGCGGCCATCAACCCGTTCTACTCGGCGATGCGCAAGTCGGGCAACATCAACCACGTGCTGGCCCGCCACGTCGAGGGCGCCTCGCACATGGCCGAAGGCTACACCCGCGCCGAGCCGGGCAATATCGGCATCTGCGTCGGCACCTCGGGCCCCGCCGGCACCGACATGATCACCGGCCTGTATTCGGCCTGGGCCGATTCGATCCCCATCCTCTGCATTACCGGCCAGGCCCCGCGCGCGCGCCTGTACAAGGAAGACTTCCAAGCCGTCGACATCGAATCGATCGCCAAGCCCGTGACCAAGTGGGCCGTGACCGTGCGCGAGCCGGCGCTGGTGCCGCAGGTGTTCCAGCAAGCGTTCCACATCATGCGTTCGGGTCGCCCGGGTCCGGTGCTGATCGACCTGCCGTTCGACGTGCAGGTGGCCGAGATCGAATTCGATCCCGACACCTACCAGTCGCTGCAGCCGTACAAGCCGGCCGCGTCGCGCGCCCAGATCGAGAAGGCCATCGCCATGCTCAACGCGGCCGAGCGCCCGCTGATCGTGTGCGGCGGCGGCGTGATCAATGCCGACGCTTCGGAGCTGCTGGTCGAGTTCGCCGAGCTGGTCAACGTGCCGGTGGTGCCGACCCTGATGGGCTGGGGCGTGCTGGCCGACGACCACCCGCTGCAAGCCGGCATGGTCGGCCTGCAGACCTCGCACCGCTACGGCAATGCGACGCTGCTGGCCTCGGACTTCGTGATGGGCATCGGCAACCGCTGGGCCAACCGCCACACCGGCAGCGTCGACGTCTACACCAAGGGCCGCAAGTTCGTGCACGTCGATATCGAGCCGACGCAAATCGGCCGCGTGTTCGGCCCGGACCTGGGTATTGTGTCGGACGCCAAGGCCGCGCTGGAACTGTTCGTCGAAGTCGCCCGCGAAATGAAGATGGCCGGCCGCCTGCCGTGCCGCAAGAGCTGGGTCGCCGACGTGCAGAAGCGCCGCCGCACCATGCAGCGCAAGAGCGACTTCGACAACGTGCCGGTCAAGCCGCAACGCGTGTACCGCGAGATGAACCAGTACTTCCCGCGCGACGTGCGCTACGTCAGCACCATCGGCCTGTCGCAGATCGCCGCGGCGCAGTTCCTGTCGGTCAACCAGCCGCGCCACTGGATCAACTGCGGCCAGGCCGGCCCGCTGGGCTGGACCATCCCGGCCGCGATCGGCGTGAAGACGGCCTCGCCGGATTCGGACGTGGTGGCGATCTCGGGTGACTACGACTTCCAGTTCATGATCGAAGAACTGGCCGTGGCCGCGCAGTTCAAGGTGCCGTACATCCACGTGGTGGTGAACAACTCCTACCTCGGCCTGATCCGCCAGGCGCAGCGCAACTTCGAGATGGACTACTGCGTCCAGCTGGCCTTCGACAACGTCAACGCCCCTGAGCTGAACGGCTATGGCGTCGACCACGTCAAGGTGGTGGAAGGCCTGGGCTGCAAGGCGATCCGCGTGTTCAAGCCGGAAGACATCGCTCCCGCCTTCGCCGAGGCGCGCGACCTGATGGCCGAGTTCTCGGTGCCGGTGGTGGTCGAGGTGATCCTGGAGCGCGTGACCAATATCGCGATGGGCACCGAGATCGACAACATCAACGAGTTCGAGCCGATCGAAGACCTCGAGGACATCGAGGAAGCGATCCTGAAGGAAGAAGTGGAAACGGCGTAA
- the ypfJ gene encoding KPN_02809 family neutral zinc metallopeptidase, whose product MRLDDEAESQHVEDRRGGFGGLGGKSIGIGTVIVALAASYFFGIDPMLIMQGASVLQGSGPQQQQQQANRPPATDQMTVFTRKVLGNTERTWQHIFETQLNRRYAPPTLVLFSGATPTACGTGQSAMGPFYCPGDQKVYIDLAFYDELRQRFGAGGDFAQAYVIAHEIGHHVQNLLGVSDKVDNARRRMGEAQANQLSVRMELQADCLAGVWAATAQRANQQLLEPGDIEEGLKAAAAIGDDRLQRQSQGYVVPEAFTHGSSEQRVRWLRRGIESGDIRKCDAFAARDL is encoded by the coding sequence ATGCGCCTCGATGACGAAGCCGAAAGCCAGCACGTTGAAGACCGCCGCGGTGGATTCGGCGGCCTTGGCGGCAAGTCGATCGGCATCGGCACGGTCATCGTCGCGCTGGCGGCGTCGTATTTCTTCGGCATCGACCCGATGCTGATCATGCAGGGCGCGTCGGTGCTGCAGGGCTCGGGCCCGCAGCAGCAACAGCAACAGGCCAACCGGCCGCCGGCGACGGACCAGATGACGGTGTTCACGCGCAAGGTGCTGGGCAATACCGAGCGCACCTGGCAACACATCTTCGAAACCCAGCTCAACCGCCGCTATGCGCCGCCCACGCTGGTGCTGTTCTCCGGCGCCACGCCGACGGCATGCGGCACGGGCCAGTCGGCGATGGGCCCGTTCTACTGCCCCGGCGACCAGAAGGTGTATATCGACCTGGCCTTCTATGACGAATTGCGCCAGCGCTTCGGCGCCGGCGGCGACTTTGCCCAGGCCTATGTGATCGCGCACGAGATCGGCCACCATGTGCAGAACCTGCTCGGCGTTTCGGACAAGGTCGACAATGCGCGCCGGCGCATGGGCGAGGCCCAGGCCAACCAGCTGTCGGTGCGCATGGAGCTGCAGGCCGACTGCCTCGCCGGCGTATGGGCCGCCACCGCACAGCGCGCCAACCAGCAGCTGCTGGAACCGGGCGATATCGAAGAAGGCCTGAAGGCCGCCGCCGCGATCGGCGACGACCGGCTGCAGCGACAGTCGCAGGGCTATGTCGTGCCCGAAGCGTTTACCCACGGCTCCAGCGAGCAGCGCGTGCGCTGGCTGCGCCGCGGCATCGAGTCCGGCGACATCCGCAAGTGCGACGCCTTCGCCGCGCGCGACCTGTAG
- the pyk gene encoding pyruvate kinase, with translation MRRQRKAKIVATLGPASTDIAVIRALFEAGADVFRLNFSHGTHDDHRARYDAVRQVEAETGRPIAVLADLQGPKLRIGTFAAGKVAVRTGDVFVLDSDPTPGDGTRVYLPHPELFQAAQPGQSLLIDDGKVRLAIEAVTSGTITTRVANNGSLSDRKGVNVPDAVIPIPALTEKDRKDLDFALSLGADWIGLSFVQRPSDIVEAREIVGTRAGILSKIEKPAALQQLEEIVRVSDSVMVARGDLGVELPPERVPGVQKRILRVCRQLGKPVVIATQMLESMIDSPVPTRAEASDVASAIYEGADAVMLSAESANGRYPVPAVSMMNRIVTEVERDPLYRNLLDAQHETPLNTRQDAICAALREVTHIIGAAATVTYTSSGSTALRAARERPCAPIVSITPNLEIARRLAIAWGIHSTVSPDVQSVDEMVEAATRAAVAEGYAAPGDQITIAAGMPFGQGGTTNLLRVAEVSASALAAAPVAREAALA, from the coding sequence ATGAGACGCCAGCGCAAAGCGAAGATCGTGGCCACGCTCGGCCCCGCCAGCACCGACATCGCGGTGATCCGCGCGCTGTTCGAGGCCGGCGCGGACGTGTTCCGGCTGAACTTCAGCCACGGCACGCACGACGACCACCGCGCGCGCTACGACGCGGTGCGCCAGGTCGAGGCCGAGACCGGCCGCCCCATCGCCGTGCTGGCCGACCTGCAGGGCCCCAAGCTGCGCATCGGCACCTTCGCCGCCGGCAAGGTCGCGGTGCGCACCGGCGATGTGTTCGTGCTCGACAGCGACCCGACCCCGGGCGACGGCACCCGCGTGTACCTGCCGCACCCGGAGCTGTTCCAGGCCGCGCAGCCGGGACAGTCGCTGCTGATCGATGACGGCAAGGTGCGCCTGGCGATCGAGGCGGTGACCAGCGGCACCATCACCACGCGCGTGGCCAACAACGGCTCGCTGTCCGACCGCAAGGGCGTGAACGTGCCCGACGCGGTGATCCCCATCCCCGCGCTGACGGAAAAGGACCGCAAGGACCTGGACTTCGCGCTGTCGCTGGGCGCCGACTGGATCGGCCTGTCGTTCGTGCAGCGCCCGTCCGACATCGTCGAGGCGCGCGAGATCGTCGGCACCCGTGCCGGCATCCTGTCCAAGATCGAGAAGCCGGCCGCGCTGCAGCAGCTCGAAGAGATCGTGCGCGTGTCCGATTCGGTGATGGTGGCGCGCGGCGACCTGGGCGTGGAGCTGCCGCCCGAGCGCGTGCCCGGCGTGCAGAAGCGCATCCTGCGCGTGTGCCGCCAGCTGGGCAAGCCGGTGGTGATCGCCACGCAGATGCTGGAATCGATGATCGACTCGCCGGTGCCGACGCGCGCCGAAGCCTCGGACGTGGCCAGCGCCATCTATGAAGGCGCCGATGCGGTGATGCTGTCGGCCGAGTCGGCCAACGGCCGCTACCCGGTGCCGGCGGTATCGATGATGAACCGCATCGTCACCGAGGTCGAGCGCGACCCGCTGTACCGCAACCTGCTCGACGCCCAGCACGAGACCCCGCTGAACACGCGCCAGGATGCCATTTGCGCCGCGCTGCGCGAAGTCACGCACATCATCGGCGCCGCGGCGACGGTAACCTACACCTCGTCGGGCTCGACCGCGCTGCGCGCCGCGCGCGAGCGGCCGTGCGCGCCCATCGTCAGCATCACGCCCAACCTGGAGATCGCACGCCGGCTGGCGATCGCGTGGGGCATCCACTCCACCGTGAGCCCGGACGTGCAGAGCGTCGATGAAATGGTCGAGGCCGCCACGCGCGCCGCCGTTGCCGAAGGCTACGCCGCGCCGGGCGACCAGATCACCATCGCCGCCGGCATGCCGTTCGGCCAGGGCGGCACCACCAACCTGCTGCGCGTGGCCGAAGTCAGCGCCAGCGCGCTGGCCGCCGCGCCTGTCGCACGCGAGGCCGCACTGGCCTGA
- a CDS encoding glycerate kinase type-2 family protein — translation MLVTEPQAALLSPQRTAANAEPRALLRDLFDTAVASVSASHCLPPHLPAPPRGRTVVIGAGKAAAAMAQAVEANWQGELSGLVVTRYGHGADCKRIEVVEAAHPVPDEAGARAAQRMVELVQGLSADDLVLCLISGGGSALLAAPAPGLTLADKQAVNKALLKSGASIGEMNCVRKHLSALKGGRLALHCAPARVETLLISDIPGDDPTLIASGPTLPDATTCADALAVIAKYGIEVPANVRAHLESGAGETPKPGDARFSGHRSVTLATAQQSLEAAAARARELGFEAHILSDCIEGEAREVAEVHAAIARQVARRGQPFSRPCVILSGGETTVTVRGKGRGGRNAEFLLSLAVALDGLPGVHAIAGDTDGIDGSEDNAGALLSPDTLTRAAGRGLNARAHLENNDGYGFFAGLDDLIVTGPTRTNVNDFRAILIV, via the coding sequence ATGCTCGTCACCGAACCCCAAGCCGCCCTGCTGTCGCCCCAGCGCACCGCAGCCAACGCTGAACCGCGCGCGCTGCTGCGCGACCTGTTCGATACCGCGGTCGCCTCCGTCAGCGCCAGCCACTGCCTGCCGCCGCACCTGCCCGCGCCGCCCAGGGGCCGCACCGTGGTGATCGGCGCCGGCAAGGCCGCTGCCGCGATGGCGCAGGCGGTCGAGGCGAACTGGCAAGGCGAGCTGTCGGGCCTGGTGGTGACGCGCTACGGCCACGGTGCCGACTGCAAGCGCATCGAAGTGGTCGAGGCCGCCCACCCGGTGCCCGACGAAGCCGGCGCGCGCGCCGCGCAGCGCATGGTGGAGCTGGTGCAGGGCCTCAGCGCCGACGACCTGGTGCTGTGCCTGATTTCCGGCGGCGGCTCCGCGCTGCTGGCAGCGCCCGCGCCGGGCCTGACGCTGGCCGACAAGCAAGCCGTGAACAAGGCACTGCTCAAGAGCGGCGCCAGCATCGGCGAGATGAACTGCGTGCGCAAGCACCTGTCCGCGCTCAAGGGCGGACGCCTGGCGCTGCACTGCGCGCCGGCGCGCGTGGAGACGCTGCTGATTTCCGATATTCCCGGCGATGACCCGACCCTGATCGCCAGCGGCCCGACGCTGCCCGATGCGACCACCTGCGCCGATGCGCTGGCGGTAATCGCCAAGTACGGCATCGAGGTGCCGGCCAATGTGCGCGCGCACCTGGAGAGCGGCGCCGGTGAAACACCGAAGCCCGGCGACGCGCGCTTCAGCGGCCATCGCAGCGTGACGCTTGCCACCGCGCAGCAATCGCTTGAAGCCGCCGCGGCGCGTGCGCGCGAACTGGGCTTCGAGGCCCATATCCTGTCCGACTGCATCGAGGGCGAAGCCCGCGAAGTGGCCGAAGTCCACGCCGCCATCGCGCGCCAGGTCGCCCGGCGCGGCCAGCCTTTCAGCAGGCCGTGCGTGATCCTTTCCGGCGGCGAGACCACCGTGACCGTGCGCGGCAAGGGCCGCGGCGGGCGCAACGCGGAGTTCCTGCTGTCGCTGGCGGTGGCGCTCGACGGCCTGCCCGGCGTGCATGCGATAGCCGGCGATACCGATGGCATCGACGGCTCGGAAGACAACGCCGGCGCGCTGCTGTCGCCCGACACGCTGACCCGCGCCGCCGGGCGCGGGCTGAATGCGCGCGCGCATCTCGAGAACAACGACGGCTATGGCTTCTTCGCCGGCCTGGACGACCTGATCGTCACCGGCCCCACGCGCACCAACGTCAATGACTTTCGGGCAATCCTGATCGTCTGA
- a CDS encoding DUF2784 domain-containing protein: protein MPITAWLADLVVIAHALFIVFVVAGGLLVLRWPRAAWVHLPAAVWGVLIEWAGWICPLTPLENSLRRAAGQAGYSGGFVERYLLPLIYPAGLTPAVQLWLGVVVLVVNVAIYALWWRRRRHHARR, encoded by the coding sequence ATGCCCATCACCGCCTGGCTGGCCGACCTGGTGGTCATCGCGCACGCATTGTTCATCGTGTTCGTGGTGGCGGGCGGCCTGCTGGTATTGCGCTGGCCGCGTGCGGCATGGGTGCACCTGCCCGCGGCAGTGTGGGGCGTGCTGATCGAATGGGCCGGCTGGATCTGTCCGCTGACGCCGCTGGAAAACTCGCTGCGCCGGGCTGCCGGGCAGGCCGGCTACAGCGGCGGCTTTGTCGAGCGCTACCTGTTGCCGCTGATTTATCCGGCGGGGCTCACGCCTGCGGTGCAGCTGTGGCTGGGAGTGGTGGTGCTGGTGGTGAACGTCGCCATCTATGCGCTGTGGTGGCGCCGGCGGCGCCACCATGCCAGGCGCTGA